In Streptomyces sp. NBC_00341, the DNA window CAGAACCTGAAGGTCACCGGACGTACCGAACCGGAGCCCGTTGATCCGTTCGAGGACACCGCTCCCGACGCGTACGACACGCTTGAGATGTACCGGGTCACCTGCCCGGACTGTGCCCAGCCGATCGCCCTCCTGGCGGACGAGACCGTGCTGCCGGAGCACGCGCTGTGCCCGACTCCGTGGAACCCGTTCGTCCTCACGGTGTGCGCCGGTACCGGCCGTGCGGCGTCGAAGGCGCGGCCCGCCGACGAGTCGCCCGAGGTCCAGGAGCAGGAGACGGCCCTGCTGTTGACGCTCCCTCAGGGGCTCGACTGGAGAATGCAGCCGTTCTCGCACGCCGGGGGCAGCGCCTCCCGCCCGTTCCGGATGCCGCACCAGGTCCGGCGCGAGGCCGCCTGACCCCGGCTGCCGCCTCGCAGGACCACGAACCGCCTGACGCGACAGAACCGCGCCGCACCACGACGGCCCGGCCGGCGTGGTGCGGACGGCGAACGGGACCGCTCCGGCGCCGGAGCCGCCCGGAGACCTGGCGAACGGGCGCCCGAATCGGCCGGACAGTGACCCGGCCCGGCCCGCCGGCGTTGGCCTGGCATGACCCTGCTGCATTCCACGGCCGGCCCCGGTCGCCGCCGTCTCGCCGTTCCGGCCTCCGAAGAATCGGTTCCGCAGCCCGGATCCCCCACGGCGTCCCAGTCCGAGCCGCCGCGCCAGGTGCCCCACTCGACCGATCCCCCCATCTACCGGGCGATGCTCCGGTACTGGGAGGGCACCGGGAGGACCATGCCGGGCCGCCATGACCAGGAGTGGAACCGGATCATGACGATGCCCGTGTGGTCGGACCGGCCGCTACGGGTCAGTGCGTCTCAGGACCCGCGAGGTGGCGGGCGATGACCATGCGCTGGATCTGGTTGGTGCCCTCGACGATCTGCAGCACCTTGGCCTCGCGCATGAGCCGCTCGACGGGGAAGTCCAGCGTGTAGCCGTACCCGCCGAGGACCTGGACGGCGTCGATGGTGACCCGCATCGCGGCGTCGGTGCAGAACAGCTTGGCCATGGCCGCCTGCCGCGAGAACGGGCTGCCCGCGTCGCGCAGCCTGGCCGCCTCCAGGTAGAGCGCCCGGCCCGCCTCGATCTGGGTGGCCATGTCCGCGAGCATGAACCGCAGCCCCTGGAAGTCCGCGATGGGGCGGCCGAACTGCTTGCGCCCGGTGGCGTAGGCGACGGCCTCGTCCAACGCCGCCTGGGCCACACCGATGGCGCACGCGGCGATGCCGAGCCGCCCTGAATCGAGTGCGGACAGCGCGATCGCGAAGCCCTGCCCCTCCTCACCGATCCGGCGCGCGTCCGGGACCCGGACGCCGTCGAAGTGGATTTGGGCGGTGGGCGAGCCCTTCATGCCCATCTTCTTCTCGGGGACGGCCGCGCTCAGCCCGTCGGCGTCGCCGGGAACGAGGAAGGCGGTGATTCCGCGGGCGCCCTCGGCGCCGGTACGGGCCAGCACGGTGTAGAAGTCCGCGACGCCGCCATGGGTGATCCACGCCTTGGTGCCGGTGATGACCCAGCTGTCCCCGTCCCGCACGGCCTTCGTCCGCAGCGAGGCGGCGTCCGAGCCCGAGGCGGGCTCCGAGAGGCAGTAGGCGCCCAGCAGGCCGCCCGCGAGCATGCCCGGGAGGTGTTCGGCCTGCTGCTCCTTGGTGCCGTATCCGGCGACCGCGTGGCAGGCGAGGGAGTGGACGCTCACGCCGAGCCCGACGGTGAGGCGGGCGGAGCTGAGCTCTTCGAGGACCTGGAGGTACACCTCGTACGGCTGGTCGCCGCCGCCGTGGGCGGAGTCGTACGGCAGGCCGAGCAGGCCGGAGCCGGAGAGCAGCGTGAAGACCTCGCGCGGGAACCGGCCGGCGTCCTCCTCCTCGGCCGCCCGGGGCGCGATCTCCCGCTGGGCGATGTCGCGGACGAGCGCGATGAGCTGCCTGGATTCCTCTGTGGGCAGACGGCGTTCCACTGACTGCGGGGCACGGTCGGGCATGACGGCGCTCTCCTCCCTGTCGGGCGTTGCGGCGGTCGCGCGCGCGGGGTGTGTGCGGCGCCGCCGGGGGATCTCCGGGCGGAGCCCGAAAAGACTGCGGTCCAGCCGATGTTGCCCTCCCGGATTGCGAGAGGTGCCGGTCAGCGGCTGTGGCGGCTTGAGTATGCCCGATAGGACGGTATCCGTCACTGGGTGACAGGGCACTTCGGCCACGGCGGACGTCCGGGTGCGACGGCGGGCCGTCCTGGCGAACGGTCGGCGGAATTGGTCCGAACCATTGACCCAACTGGTCTAGTCCATCTACGGTTCACCGCGAATCGGCTTTCCGCGTTCATGCCAATTTCGGGCAAGCGCAGAGAGCCGGTCGTCCACCGGCAAGTCCCCTCCCCCACGAGGAGCAACGATGATCGGACTGCATCGCCCGGGAGCCCGCCTCCGGGCGCTCGCCGCTGCCGCCTGTACCGCCGCCCTGGGCGCCGCCCTGCTGGGCGTCGCGGGCACCGGGTCCGCCGGCGCGGCCCCCGCCGACCTGAAGGCCGCCGCCCCGGCGGCAGCGCCCGCCGCCCCCACAGCGGCCGGCAGCAAGGTGGTCGGCTACTTCACCGACTGGGGCGTCTACGACCGCAATTACCACGTCAAGAACATCGAGACGTCGGGCTCGGCCGACAAGCTCACGCACATCAACTACGCCTTCGGCAACGTCCAGGGCGGCAAGTGCACGGTCGGTGACTCCTACGCCGACTACGAGAAGACCTACACCGCCGACCAGTCGGTCGACGGTGTCGCGGACACCTGGGACCAGGATCTGGCCGGCAGCTTCAACCAGCTGCGCAAGCTGAAGAAGCTGCACCCGGACCTCAAGATCCTCTGGTCGTTCGGCGGCTGGACCTGGTCCGGCGGCTTCGGTGAGGCCGCGAAGAACCCGGCGGCGTTCGCGGACTCCTGCTACAGCCTGGTGGAGGACCCGCGCTGGGCCGATGTCTTCGACGGCATCGACATCGACTGGGAGTACCCCAACGACTGCGGTCTGACGTGCGACACCAGCGGCCCTGACGCGTACGGCAACCTGCTGTCCGCCCTGCGCTCCAAGTTCGGCAGCGACAACCTGGTCACCTCGGCGATCAGCGCGGACGCCTCCGACGGCGGCAAGCTCGACTCCGTCGACTACGGCGGCGCCGCACAGTACGTCGACTGGTACAACCCGATGACGTACGACTACTTCGGCGCATGGGACGCCAAGGGCCCGACAGCCCCGCACTCCCCGCTGAACTCCTACTCGGGCATCCCCAAGGACGGCTTCAACAGCGAGGCGACCATCGCCAAGCTGAAGGCCGAGGGCGTCCCCGCCTCGAAGCTGCTGCTCGGCATCGGCTTCTACGGCCGCGGCTGGACCGGCGTCACACAGGCCGAGCCGGGCGGCACGGCGACCGGCGCCGCCCCGGGTACGTACGAGGCGGGCATCGAGGACTACAAGGTCCTCAAGAACAGCTGCCCCGCCACCGACACCGTCGGCGGCACGGCCTACGCGCTCTGCGGCACCAACTGGTGGAGCTACGACACCCCGGCCACCATCGGCACCAAGATGGACTACAAGAACGAGCAGGGCCTCGGCGGCACGTTCTTCTGGGAGCTCAGCGGTGACACCACCGACGGCGAGTTGATCAAGGCGATCAACTGACCTCGGTGCGGCAGGCATGACGGTGGGCGGGGAGCCGGGCGGGCTCCCCGCCCACCGTCATGTCCGCCGGCTTCTTACATCAGACCGATCTGCGTGACGAACATGGCGATGACGACGACGAGCGTCCAGCCCAGGAGGTTCTCCAGCAGCTTGGCGCGGTCCCCGGGCCCGCCGGTCCGCGTACGGCGGCGGGCGGTAGTGGTGGTGGTTGCGGCGGCAGTCGCGGTCATGGCATCTCGTTCGGTCGGCCGGCAGTCGGTGTCCCCCGAGGACCCGACCACAGTGCCAGCCGGACCGGCCCCCGCGGTAGAGAGCTGCGTCACTCCCCCGGGGGCGCCGGAGCGCGTCAAAGGATGCCGACAGCCGCCAGAGCCCGGCGTTGGGCGGGGGTCGGGTGCGCGGGGAAGTGCAGGTAGCAGACGCCGCCTGTGCCGGAGACCACACTGCCACTCGCGTTGTAGCGCTTGGTGCGGAGCCAGGTCGCCTCCAGATGGAAGGGCGCCGCATATCGTGCGACGCCCTTCCGCGGTTGAAGACGTTGATCGGGCGGTTGTTCCACGTCAGCTGCACGGGGTCCAGTCGTTTTCGCCGAGAATCCAACGCTAAGCCGTGCGGCATCCTCTGATCTGGGCTGGTCCGTACCGGTGCGGCCCATGAATCCGGCCGCCCAGACACTCGGCGGGTTCGTCGGCGCGCATCTGGCAGGCAGCGGGCAGCTGAACCGCTACCTCACCCCCGGCACGAAGCTGACGGCGGTCTCGCTCGCCCGCACCATATGCGCGCATCGAGGTGGCACAGGTCGCCGCCGGCCACCCGCCCCGCCGAGCCCGGACCACACCACACCACACCTGACGAATCATCAGATACCCGAGTGAATACCATCGGTAGCCCCAAACGCCCGCAGCACGAATTCGTATGGCGGGGGCGGAGTATCAGGAGTCCGGCGTGACGGTTTCGCATCGGCGCCGAGGCCACCGCCTGGTACGAGGACGGTGGTGTCCGGATCGGGCCCCCGCCCACGATCGGGTGATTGCGGTGAGGGCTTCGCAGTACCGGGTTCTCTGAATCCGGCGGTTCCACCTGGTCGGTGGGGCGGCCCCGGTGGAACTCCTTCTCCGAGAGGCACGATCGATGGCCAACCTGAAGCACTCCTGTACTGCGGCGGCAGTGGTAACGGCCGTATCGATCGGGGCCGGTGTCCTCGCCGTCACCCCGGCCGGCGCCGCTGACCGGGTCGCCATCGAGAACGTGGCGGACTAGCGGTTCCTCACCGCGGACGGCGCTGTGCTGCTCACGGGGCAGTACGGCGGTGCTGACCAGGACAGGGTGCTGATCTCGCCTCCGGGTGCACCGGCCGGGGTCCAAGACCTGAACGAGGAGAAGTGGCGCCCCGGGATTCCTGCCCGGGGCTGAGCAAGCGTCCTGCGCTGCCAGGAGAGTGGCGGGTCCGGGTGCCGCAGCGGGGTGGCGGCTCGCGTGAGGCTGTGAGCCCCCCCGGGGGGTGTGGTGCAGGCGGGATGGACAGACTCAGGGACGGGGCAGACCGCGGGAGAGCCCCCTGGACGGTGCTGGCGGTGATGCCACCGGCACCATCTCTCGCCCGGCATCATCTCTGGAGGGCTCATGAAGATCGTGCTCGCCTATTCAGGAGGTCTGGACACCTCCGTGGCCCTGCACTGGCTCAAGAAGCGGTATGACGCCGAGATCATCGCGTTCTGCGCGGACATCGGGCAGATCGAGTCGCTGGACACGATCGAGGAACGGGCGCTGCGCACCGGCGCCTCGAAGGTGTACGTCGAGCCGCTCACCGACCGTTTCCTGAAGGACTTCGCGCTGCCCGCGCTGCGGGCACACGCCCGCTACGAGAACAAGTACCTGGTGGCCGCACCGCTCTCACGTCCGCTGATTGCCCAGCGCATGGTCGAGATCGCCCATGCGGAGAACGCTGACGCGGTCGCCCACGGGGCGACGGGCAAGGGCAACGACCAGGTGCGCTTCTTCACCGGTGTCACCGCTCTCGACCCCGCTCTGCGAGTCCTCGCACCGGTCATCGACTGGGACCTGACCACCCGGGAGTCAGAGCTCGCTTACGCCCGCGAACACGCCATCCAAGTGCCGGTCACCCCCGACAACCCCTACAGCATCGACACCAACATCTGGGGAACCAGCATCGAGTGCGGCGAACTGGACGACATCAGCCGGCCGCCGCCTCCTCGCGCCTGGCAGCTCACGGCAGACCCCAGGACGGCCCCGGACCGGCCGGAGCGGGTCACCATCGGATTCGAGTCCGGGACCCCCGTCGCCCTCGATGGCGAGAGGCTCCAGCTACCCGAGCTCGTGCACCGGCTCAACGCCGTCGTCGCACGCCACGCGGTGGGCCGCGTCGACATCGTCGAGAACCGCATCGTCGGATTCAAGACGCGCGGCATCTACGAGGCACCGGCCGCAACCGTGCTGATGACCGCGCACGAGGAGCTCGAAGCGATCGTCCTCGACCGCGAGACGCTCCACCACAAGCAGTCCATGGCCCTGCGCTACGCCGAACTCGTCTACTACGGCTACTGGTTCTCCGACCTGCGCCGCGCCCTGGACGCCTTCGTCTCCAGCCTCCAGACCGCCGTGACCGGCGACATCACCCTGGAGCTGTACAAGGGCTCGCACACCGTCATCGCCCGGCAATCCCCGAACTCCCGCTACAGCGGGTCCCTGGCCACCTACGAAACCGGTGACACCTTCAACCACCAGGCAGGCGCCGCCTTCGCCTACGTATGGTCCCTCCCCCTGGCCCGGCCATGACCGGAAGAACACCACACAGAGCGGAGTCCCGGGCATCCCCCACCCACCTCGGCGCGAATGCCGGCCCACCCACCCCGCTGGGTGCAGTCCGGCCGCCCCGGAGCAGTGCCGCATGCCACCAACGCACAGGAGGTTCACAGAATGGGGCAGTTTCCGTCCGGACACGCAGAGGCTCTCGCAGTGGTCGAGGCCCGCTGCGGAAGCGGCTTCAGGTTGCGGGAGGTGACGTCCCGCCCGGGCGCGGTGGTGTGGGAGGCGGCGGGTACCGGCGGGAGGTTCGCCGTGAAGATCGGCACCAGCGACGGCGCGGCAGCCGTGTCACGGGAGACGGAGGTTCTCCGGGCGTTGGGATGGTCCGGGCATCTGCTCGCCTCGGGTCGCGGGGCGGACAGTGCGTGGCTGATGGCGCGGTGGTTCGAGGGGCCGTCCACGTGGGATGCCTTCGCCCTGTTTCGGGAGAACGGCACCGGGCAGCGGGCGGGGCTCGGCGCGGCGGCGGAGTTGTGTGAAACGGTCGCCGGTCTGCACGGTCTGGGCTGGGTCCATGCCGATCTCCAGCCGGACCACGGGATCCACACCCCCGGCGGTGTCCGTCTGATCGACCTGGCCTGGAGCTGGCGGGAAGGGATGCGGCCGCCACCCGTGACGGGGGTGGGTATCGACCATCTCGTGCCGCCGGAACTGGCCCTGCGCGGTGCGGGCGATATGCCCCTGGACGCGGGCAGGGCAGCCGACGTCTACACCCTGGCCGCCACCCTGTGGACCTGCGTCACCGGAACCTGGCCCCTGGACTACCGGGCTGCCGGCATCACACCGGAGGACCTGACCTCGGACCAGCTCCGCGCGCAGATCGCCACCGGCCGCATCCCCCTGCGGACCGAGACACCATGGCCCGAACTCCAAACAGTCCTGCAGCAGGCCCTGCTGAGCAGGCCCGGGGACCGGCCCACAGCCCGGGACCTCGCCCAGACCCTGACCCGCCTGGCACCCTGACCCTGTCGGGTCCGTCACCCACGCTCCTGGCGATGTGCCTGCTGGTAGAGCCGGGTGAACAGCGGGTCCATGGTGCGACCGGAGCGGTAGACGGTCCCGAACCGCTCCTCGTAGGCGGCGAACCGGTCGGGGGCGTCGTGGAGGAAGAGCACATCGTGCAGGGCCATCCAGCGCAGCGCCAGCATCGGGACCGGGGAGCGGGACACCGGAAACCGGGGGTTGCGCGCGGCGCCCTGGTCGCCCCGCGAATGGAACTGGCCGAGCATCATCCCCTCCTGGGCCAGCGGCGTCCTGACCTTCTCCTGCACGTGGTCCAGGAGCTCCTCGTCGGCCTGAGGAAGGTCGGGCAGGACGGCAACCACGGCGTGCAGAGCACGGTTGGTCGTCGGCCAGCAACCGCCCCGCAGTACCTCCACCATGGCGTCGACCGTTGACAGCAGACCGTCCAGGTCCACACTGCCGGGGAACACCCGCGCCCGTACTCCGTCGGCGCGCAGGGCAGGAGCCATGAACGGGCTCCGGCATCCCGGACAGCGCCATGTCTGGAGAGCGGGCCGAGCGAGATGCGTGGCTGCTGTTCCCCTCTCCCGGCGGCAGGGGGTCCTCCGCTCACCGCGCGGAGGACCCCCTGCCCGTATTTCAGGGAGGCCGGCGTCGTCGGGCGAAGGCCGAGGCGGACCGCCCTCGCCATCCACGGTGCCCTGCCCTCTTGGAGGGCGCTGCTGGTCAGTCGAGTGCGGGCGTAGCGACGGCTTACGCGATCCTGTTGGGGTGGCCGGCAGGGACTGCGCTTGCCCGCCTTCGTCGTAACAATTACAGTTACGCCAGAGAGGGAGGAGGTCCCGTGAGTGCCAACAGCAAGCTGACCGTCGCCGTCCACGCGCTGGCATGGGTGGGGCTCTACCAGAGCCGTGGGAATGAAGTCGCCACCTCGGAACAGATCGCGGAGAGCGCGAACACCAACCCCGTGGTGATCCGACGCCTGCTCGGTCAACTCCGCAGCGCAGGGCTCGTCCACGCGCGGCGAGGCGCCGGCGCGGGGTGGCTGATGAGCCGCGAACTCGCCGACATCACCGTGCTGGACGTGTACGACGCGATCGAGTCCGGCCCCTTGTTCGACATGCACCGTGCTGAGCCCAATCAGGAATGCGTCGTGGGCGCCGGCATCCAGCCCGCTCTCTCGAACGTCTACAGCCGCCTGGACCAGACGCTTCGCGGCGAGCTGGCCCGGACGACGTTGGCCGACGTCCTGCGTGACACGCTTTCCGCCTCCTGACCACCGTGCGACACGCACGGTGTGTCCTCAGGCCTTAAATGTAACCAATATAGCTACAACCACCTCGCTCGAAGCGTCACGCCGATTGTCAGGAGAGAAGACGATGACCGAACCCACCAGCAGGAACCTCGCCACGCAGGTCGTGTTCAACGCCTACTACCGCGTGCACCCGGACGACCGGCAGAAGTTCATCGACGCGGTCGTTCCCCATATCAGCTTCACCGCCGAGCTGCCGGGGTGCGTGTTCTACGTGTTCGCCGCCGACCTGCTCGACCCCAACACCTTCCATCTCTCCGAGGGCTGGGCCGACCAGGCCGCCATCGACCGCCACAACGCCACCGAACCCTTCCAGAAGGCCCTGGGGGACGTGATGACCACCGTCAGGATCCTGGACCACCAAGGCCAGCGCTACGAGATCGCAGACCAGGGCGCCGGGGACCCGCCCGGCGGGGTGGAACTCGCGGGCTGAACACTGGAGCGCCGACGACCGCGCACCGCTGCCTGTCCAGCAGTAGCCGGCCGCTCGTTCCGATCGCGCACCCGGCACGGCATCACTCAATGAAGCCCCGCACGGAGGGAACGACCATGGAAACCGTACAGTTCGAACAGAGGGACGGGGTCGGTCACATCGTCCTCGCCAACCCGCCCGACCAGCAGATCGGCGTTCGCTTCACCGAGGACCTTGCCACTGCGGTGCACCAGGCCGGCGAGAGCGACATCAAAGCTCTGGTCGTGCGGGCGGAGGGGCCCAACTTCGGAACCGGCGGGGACGTACCCGATTGGCCGGGGAAAAGCACTGACTGGTTCCGCACCTTCATTGCCGAGGTCAACCAGTCGTACGCCGCCATCGAAGCGCTGCGCGTGCCGACCATCGCCGCGGTCAGGGGCAAGACGATCGGCGGCCACTACGAACTCGCCCTGCGCTGCGATCTGATCGTGGCCGCCCACGATGCGACCTTCAGCTGGGTGGAGGCAACCGTAGGGATGGCCCCTTTGGCCGGAGGGGTACAGCGACTGGCCGACCGCATCGGCCGCGGGCGTGCGGCGCAGCACGTTCTGCTGAGCGAGACTCTCACCGGCGTCGAGGCGGGCCACATCGGTCTGGCCGGCCGCGTCGTACCCCCGAGCACCGTCGACGCCACCGCGCAGGCCATTGCCGAGCAGGTCGCCGGCGGCTCGAAGCCGGCGAACGCCGCCATCCAGTCTCTCCTCAAGGCATGGACGGGCGGCGGCACCCCGGGCGCCGACACGATGATGCTCGACCTCACCATGGACCTGTTCGCCACCCCGCACGCCCAGGCCGCATTCCGCAAGATCGAAGAGGCCGCTCGATTCGCCTGACCCTGCCTCTCGGGGAGCTTCACCTCGCCCGTCAGGCGATCCAGACGATTCGGCTCTGACTCGCCCGCTCTCGTACGCGGCAAGGCGCTTCCCGTACCCGAAAACGTAACCAAACCAGTTACGCCAAAGATATGGAGAATCTGATGGGCAAGCTGGACGACAAGACCGCCCTGGTGACCGGGGCTTCCGCCGGTATCGGCCTGGCCATCGCCCGCCGGTTCGCCACCGAGGGAGCGACCGTCTACCTGACCGGCCGCCGCAAGGCCGAGCTGGACGCTGCCGTCGAGCAGGTCGGCAGTCACGCGATCGGCATCCAAAGCGACGTGTCGCAACTCGACGACCTCGACCGGCTGTTCGCGGAGATCGCCGAGCGCAGCGGCCGTCTGGACATCGTGGTGGCCAACGCCGGCGTCGGTGACTTCGGCCCGCTCGGCGCGATCACCGAGGAAGCGTACGAGCGCGCCACCTCCATCAACCTCAAGGGCACCGTATTCACCGTGCAGAAGGCGCTGCCGCTGCTGTCGGCCGGCGCCTCGGTGGTCCTGCTCTCCTCCAGCGCTGCCCTGCGCGGCGCCCCGGGCCTGGGTATCTATGCCGCGACCAAGGCCGCCATCCGCAGCCTCGCCCGCACCTGGGCCGCCGAACTCGCCGGGCGCGGCATCCGCGTCAACGCCCTCACCCCCGGCCCCGTCGCCACCCCCGGCGGCGACGGACTGCGGGCCGCTTTCCCGCAGGAAGAACAGATCACCGCAGCAGCCGGGCCGGCCGCGCCGACGCCGCTCGGCCGGGCGGGCAGCCCCGACGAGGTCGCCGCCACCGCCCTGTACCTGGCGGGCGACCAGAGCTCCTTCACCACCGGCGCGGAGCTGTACGTCGACGGCGGCGCGACCCAGCTCTAGACCGAGACCACGAGCTCGCCACCCCACGGATCAGGAGGACTGAGATGTCACCCGACAACGAGAAGATCATCCGCAACGCCTACCAACTCGCCGAGGACAGGGACGTCGCCGGATGGATCGCGGCCTTCACCGATGACGGGACCTTCACCGACGAATCCATCCCGCGCACCTACCGCGGCGCGGAAGAGCTGGGCAAGACGGTCGAGGTCTACGCGAAGGCGTTCCCCGACATGCACCGTGAGCTCGGCCGGTTCTACGTGACCGGTGACGTGGTCATCGTGCAACTGAGCTTGCAGGGCACCCACCTCGGTCCGCTCGAACTGCCCTCGGGAACCGTCCCGCCGACCGGCAAACGCATGGATGCCCCGTGCTGCGACGTGTTCGAGCTGACCGACGGCAAGATCAAGCGCTTCGACTGCTACGC includes these proteins:
- a CDS encoding SDR family NAD(P)-dependent oxidoreductase: MGKLDDKTALVTGASAGIGLAIARRFATEGATVYLTGRRKAELDAAVEQVGSHAIGIQSDVSQLDDLDRLFAEIAERSGRLDIVVANAGVGDFGPLGAITEEAYERATSINLKGTVFTVQKALPLLSAGASVVLLSSSAALRGAPGLGIYAATKAAIRSLARTWAAELAGRGIRVNALTPGPVATPGGDGLRAAFPQEEQITAAAGPAAPTPLGRAGSPDEVAATALYLAGDQSSFTTGAELYVDGGATQL
- a CDS encoding glycoside hydrolase family 18 protein codes for the protein MIGLHRPGARLRALAAAACTAALGAALLGVAGTGSAGAAPADLKAAAPAAAPAAPTAAGSKVVGYFTDWGVYDRNYHVKNIETSGSADKLTHINYAFGNVQGGKCTVGDSYADYEKTYTADQSVDGVADTWDQDLAGSFNQLRKLKKLHPDLKILWSFGGWTWSGGFGEAAKNPAAFADSCYSLVEDPRWADVFDGIDIDWEYPNDCGLTCDTSGPDAYGNLLSALRSKFGSDNLVTSAISADASDGGKLDSVDYGGAAQYVDWYNPMTYDYFGAWDAKGPTAPHSPLNSYSGIPKDGFNSEATIAKLKAEGVPASKLLLGIGFYGRGWTGVTQAEPGGTATGAAPGTYEAGIEDYKVLKNSCPATDTVGGTAYALCGTNWWSYDTPATIGTKMDYKNEQGLGGTFFWELSGDTTDGELIKAIN
- a CDS encoding Rrf2 family transcriptional regulator yields the protein MSANSKLTVAVHALAWVGLYQSRGNEVATSEQIAESANTNPVVIRRLLGQLRSAGLVHARRGAGAGWLMSRELADITVLDVYDAIESGPLFDMHRAEPNQECVVGAGIQPALSNVYSRLDQTLRGELARTTLADVLRDTLSAS
- a CDS encoding putative quinol monooxygenase; translation: MTEPTSRNLATQVVFNAYYRVHPDDRQKFIDAVVPHISFTAELPGCVFYVFAADLLDPNTFHLSEGWADQAAIDRHNATEPFQKALGDVMTTVRILDHQGQRYEIADQGAGDPPGGVELAG
- a CDS encoding acyl-CoA dehydrogenase family protein, which translates into the protein MPDRAPQSVERRLPTEESRQLIALVRDIAQREIAPRAAEEEDAGRFPREVFTLLSGSGLLGLPYDSAHGGGDQPYEVYLQVLEELSSARLTVGLGVSVHSLACHAVAGYGTKEQQAEHLPGMLAGGLLGAYCLSEPASGSDAASLRTKAVRDGDSWVITGTKAWITHGGVADFYTVLARTGAEGARGITAFLVPGDADGLSAAVPEKKMGMKGSPTAQIHFDGVRVPDARRIGEEGQGFAIALSALDSGRLGIAACAIGVAQAALDEAVAYATGRKQFGRPIADFQGLRFMLADMATQIEAGRALYLEAARLRDAGSPFSRQAAMAKLFCTDAAMRVTIDAVQVLGGYGYTLDFPVERLMREAKVLQIVEGTNQIQRMVIARHLAGPETH
- a CDS encoding argininosuccinate synthase encodes the protein MKIVLAYSGGLDTSVALHWLKKRYDAEIIAFCADIGQIESLDTIEERALRTGASKVYVEPLTDRFLKDFALPALRAHARYENKYLVAAPLSRPLIAQRMVEIAHAENADAVAHGATGKGNDQVRFFTGVTALDPALRVLAPVIDWDLTTRESELAYAREHAIQVPVTPDNPYSIDTNIWGTSIECGELDDISRPPPPRAWQLTADPRTAPDRPERVTIGFESGTPVALDGERLQLPELVHRLNAVVARHAVGRVDIVENRIVGFKTRGIYEAPAATVLMTAHEELEAIVLDRETLHHKQSMALRYAELVYYGYWFSDLRRALDAFVSSLQTAVTGDITLELYKGSHTVIARQSPNSRYSGSLATYETGDTFNHQAGAAFAYVWSLPLARP
- a CDS encoding SCO1431 family membrane protein, producing the protein MTATAAATTTTTARRRTRTGGPGDRAKLLENLLGWTLVVVIAMFVTQIGLM
- a CDS encoding enoyl-CoA hydratase/isomerase family protein, whose product is METVQFEQRDGVGHIVLANPPDQQIGVRFTEDLATAVHQAGESDIKALVVRAEGPNFGTGGDVPDWPGKSTDWFRTFIAEVNQSYAAIEALRVPTIAAVRGKTIGGHYELALRCDLIVAAHDATFSWVEATVGMAPLAGGVQRLADRIGRGRAAQHVLLSETLTGVEAGHIGLAGRVVPPSTVDATAQAIAEQVAGGSKPANAAIQSLLKAWTGGGTPGADTMMLDLTMDLFATPHAQAAFRKIEEAARFA
- a CDS encoding nuclear transport factor 2 family protein — protein: MSPDNEKIIRNAYQLAEDRDVAGWIAAFTDDGTFTDESIPRTYRGAEELGKTVEVYAKAFPDMHRELGRFYVTGDVVIVQLSLQGTHLGPLELPSGTVPPTGKRMDAPCCDVFELTDGKIKRFDCYAEGSVVAAQLGLT
- a CDS encoding DUF6875 domain-containing protein — encoded protein: MPARGRRRSACCWHSRDLLPLWRNCNCYDEGGQAQSLPATPTGSRKPSLRPHSTDQQRPPRGQGTVDGEGGPPRPSPDDAGLPEIRAGGPPRGERRTPCRRERGTAATHLARPALQTWRCPGCRSPFMAPALRADGVRARVFPGSVDLDGLLSTVDAMVEVLRGGCWPTTNRALHAVVAVLPDLPQADEELLDHVQEKVRTPLAQEGMMLGQFHSRGDQGAARNPRFPVSRSPVPMLALRWMALHDVLFLHDAPDRFAAYEERFGTVYRSGRTMDPLFTRLYQQAHRQERG